In Salvelinus namaycush isolate Seneca chromosome 17, SaNama_1.0, whole genome shotgun sequence, one genomic interval encodes:
- the LOC120062127 gene encoding T-cell leukemia homeobox protein 3-like produces MERAQSATSPPTKEVQHEPISFGIDQILSSGADSESGRTSSGDGYLLGSPTGESAAPYTALSISLSGMVPQLEDPGLYGVNRSLGSRGVIRVPAHRPLTVEGPLHVGSAVPGYGGLCFPWVGYRFAKDRLSALVPFTVTRRIGHPYQNRTPPKRKKPRTSFSRVQICELEKRFHRQKYLASAERATLAKSLKMTDAQVKTWFQNRRTKWRRQTAEEREAERQQANRLILQLQADALHKSLNESAGFDPLCSHNSSLYALQNLQPWAEERE; encoded by the exons ATGGAGCGCGCACAGAGCGCCACAAGCCCTCCTACCAAAGAGGTCCAGCACGAACCCATCAGCTTCGGCATCGACCAGATACTTAGTAGCGGTGCTGACTCAGAGAGCGGCCGGACCAGCAGTGGAGACGGTTACCTTTTAGGGAGCCCAACCGGAGAGAGCGCAGCGCCCTACACCGCGCTGTCCATCTCCCTCTCGGGTATGGTACCACAGTTAGAGGATCCTGGTTTGTACGGAGTGAACCGCAGCCTGGGCAGCAGAGGAGTGATCCGGGTGCCCGCTCACAGACCGTTGACGGTCGAGGGACCGCTGCATGTGGGGAGCGCTGTGCCCGGGTATGGAGGCCTGTGTTTCCCGTGGGTCGGTTATAGGTTCGCCAAGGACAGGTTATCAG CTCTCGTGCCATTCACGGTGACCCGGCGGATAGGTCATCCATACCAGAACCGCACACCGCCCAAACGGAAAAAGCCTCGGACATCCTTCTCCCGTGTGCAGATTTGTGAGTTGGAGAAGCGCTTCCACCGGCAGAAGTACCTCGCGAGCGCGGAGCGGGCCACCCTCGCCAAGAGCCTGAAGATGACAGACGCGCAGGTCAAGACCTGGTTCCAGAACCGCAGGACCAAGTGGAG GAGACAGACAGCAGAGGAGCGGGAGGCTGAGCGTCAACAGGCCAATCGGCTGATCCTACAGCTGCAGGCCGACGCCCTCCACAAGTCCCTCAACGAATCAGCAGGTTTCGACCCGCTGTGCTCACATAACTCCTCCTTGTATGCCCTGCAGAACCTCCAGCCCTGGGCCGAGGAGAGGGAGTAG